One window of Sphingobacteriales bacterium genomic DNA carries:
- a CDS encoding FKBP-type peptidyl-prolyl cis-trans isomerase — protein sequence MGDNIPANSVLRFDLELLELMDNPQPVAKKAEETQPADKREQEAAILAYLDKSDIKGKALRTESGLYYYIENEGTGKNPDINSTVKVHYKGCLLDGKVFDSSYDRNEPLSFPLNGVIKGWQEGIPLFKEGGKGVLIIPAALAYGSRTMGPIPGNSILRFDVELLEVK from the coding sequence ATGGGAGATAATATTCCGGCAAATTCTGTTTTGCGATTTGACCTTGAATTGTTGGAGTTGATGGATAATCCTCAACCTGTTGCCAAAAAGGCCGAAGAAACTCAACCTGCAGATAAACGAGAACAGGAAGCTGCGATACTCGCCTATTTGGATAAATCAGACATTAAAGGCAAAGCTTTGAGAACCGAATCAGGCCTATATTATTATATAGAAAATGAAGGAACCGGCAAAAATCCCGATATCAACTCAACGGTAAAAGTTCATTACAAAGGCTGTTTGCTTGATGGAAAAGTTTTTGACTCTTCCTATGACCGCAATGAACCCCTTAGTTTTCCGCTGAATGGTGTTATCAAAGGTTGGCAGGAAGGAATACCCCTGTTTAAAGAAGGCGGTAAGGGCGTATTGATTATTCCGGCAGCTTTGGCTTATGGTTCCCGTACTATGGGACCCATTCCAGGAAACAGTATTTTGCGGTTTGATGTCGAGTTGTTGGAAGTGAAGTAA
- a CDS encoding alkaline phosphatase family protein produces MYKFAKRNYDFKTLGLIYSFFVFFIFASQTCNGQNNHLLISGPMPGYTEHREVLIWLEVSTEVNSIAIKYWKQDSPYYKALTQTYGGVLGNQFNPVKIKLKGLDINTTYQYQLILNGVVHNTPYPLLFSTRKLWEWREDPPDFSFIFGSCAYINDEPYDRPGQPYGQSTDIFRTMTQHRSEFMLWVGDNVYLREADWSSEYGIKYRYQHVRKLPELQPFLSSRPNFAIWDDHDFGPNDSNVTYNLKDISLQAFTDYWGNKTFGEAENKGIYSSFVWGDAEFFLLDNRYYRWPEKYPNASENKNYLGNQQMDWLTCSLLTSNARFKFIVSGSQMLNPINDYECFVHYEKEYRQLMSFIEDNQINGVLFLSGDRHLTEIIKIERSKSYPLYDITSSPLTSRPFATINNHKEGNNPNRVPGTLVAEQNFVEIAFKGTPAERKLIISCYNDKAELKWTQEIKASELMAK; encoded by the coding sequence ATGTATAAATTTGCCAAAAGAAACTATGATTTTAAGACTTTAGGATTGATTTACAGTTTTTTTGTTTTTTTCATTTTTGCCTCTCAAACCTGTAACGGACAAAACAATCATTTGCTGATATCCGGCCCTATGCCGGGTTATACTGAACACCGCGAAGTTTTGATTTGGTTAGAAGTAAGCACGGAGGTTAACAGCATTGCCATCAAATACTGGAAACAGGATTCCCCTTATTATAAAGCATTAACACAAACTTATGGCGGTGTTTTGGGCAATCAGTTTAATCCGGTTAAAATCAAACTGAAGGGATTAGACATAAACACAACTTATCAATATCAACTTATACTAAACGGGGTTGTTCACAATACTCCTTATCCTTTGTTGTTTTCCACGCGAAAACTATGGGAGTGGCGGGAAGATCCACCTGATTTTTCGTTTATTTTTGGTTCTTGTGCCTATATCAACGATGAACCTTATGACAGACCCGGACAACCTTATGGGCAATCTACGGATATTTTCAGAACAATGACTCAACATCGCTCTGAATTCATGCTTTGGGTAGGCGATAATGTTTATTTGCGGGAAGCAGACTGGAGTTCTGAATACGGGATCAAGTACCGATACCAACATGTGAGAAAACTGCCAGAATTGCAGCCCTTTTTATCATCAAGACCTAATTTTGCTATATGGGATGACCATGATTTTGGACCAAATGATTCAAACGTAACTTACAATTTAAAAGATATCAGTCTTCAGGCTTTTACCGATTATTGGGGAAATAAAACTTTTGGTGAAGCCGAAAACAAAGGCATTTACAGCAGTTTCGTCTGGGGAGATGCCGAATTTTTCCTGCTCGACAACCGCTATTATCGTTGGCCGGAAAAATATCCAAACGCATCGGAAAACAAAAACTATTTAGGAAATCAACAAATGGACTGGCTAACCTGTTCATTGTTAACTTCAAATGCCAGATTTAAATTCATAGTTTCCGGAAGCCAAATGCTCAATCCAATCAATGATTATGAATGTTTTGTACATTATGAAAAAGAATACCGGCAATTGATGTCCTTTATCGAGGATAACCAAATAAACGGGGTTTTATTTTTGAGCGGCGACAGACATTTAACCGAAATTATCAAAATTGAACGTTCCAAATCTTATCCGTTGTATGATATTACAAGTTCACCGCTAACTTCCCGGCCATTTGCCACCATAAACAACCATAAAGAAGGCAATAACCCCAACAGAGTTCCCGGCACATTAGTTGCCGAACAAAACTTTGTAGAAATTGCCTTTAAGGGCACACCTGCAGAACGCAAACTGATTATTTCCTGCTATAACGACAAAGCAGAATTAAAATGGACTCAGGAGATTAAGGCTTCTGAATTAATGGCCAAATAG
- a CDS encoding SET domain-containing protein-lysine N-methyltransferase — protein sequence MSGIIIAPNSLRPNIYIANSPGKGRGVFAAHAIKKGEIIEVCPVLLSSEADKLFIDKTGLYDYYFIWGEEQNMIALAMGYGSLYNHSYTPNAFYEADYEHNILTFICHKNIEANEEITVNYNCDAEDDSPVWFDKQKET from the coding sequence ATGTCCGGAATAATCATTGCTCCAAACTCACTGAGACCAAATATCTATATTGCCAATTCGCCGGGTAAAGGTAGGGGTGTTTTTGCAGCACATGCCATCAAAAAAGGAGAAATCATTGAAGTATGTCCAGTCTTGTTGTCATCAGAAGCCGACAAACTATTTATTGATAAAACAGGCTTGTACGACTATTATTTTATTTGGGGGGAAGAACAAAACATGATTGCTTTGGCTATGGGTTATGGTTCTCTGTATAATCATTCTTATACACCAAATGCCTTTTATGAGGCAGACTATGAACACAATATCCTGACTTTTATTTGCCATAAAAATATTGAAGCTAACGAAGAAATAACCGTTAACTACAATTGTGATGCAGAAGACGATTCCCCGGTTTGGTTCGACAAACAAAAAGAAACATAA
- a CDS encoding T9SS type A sorting domain-containing protein yields the protein MNNFLHLSILSSARKSFVWAVFLIGFSLFNSNIFAQRQPGDTVVVQTFTFNDPSPIGWGAPYVGTFTFPDGSESYEKVLMYQTLKCSPLTNADQYPCGEWDYLTYFVVTNHDGLYDSTYKVQPNYTINGNTPSLLQYTTSPTYTIYRSEQTEVVHNNTISLNTATIGAGTENNEQVFGTSVSTRRAQFVWRASELTDAGLEAGLITGMQLNLSALGADLNHLTIRMKHSFKNQLTSNDYEKTDFVEVYRLNTTFSATDWQDLQFSNPFNWNGSSNLVLEFSYSNGQSGADNSVMSEETAFSSGIYNNRTEYCLDFKGSDYIDVPVSAISTLNNEVTISFWTYGNPDVQPKNNYNFEGIDAAGNRVLNVHLPWSNGNIYWDAGNSGSASYDRIEKAALPLEYEGQWTHWAFTKNSTTGVMNIYQNGILWHTGSAKFRTMGGIDKFLIGIGGNTTNPADYYNGMMKEFAIFNKALDASSISSLMFRSIDDTHPDFANLIGYYPMNDNIGNTLTDVSYFANHAVMHGYPQWKKINPVNNVWNISTTNLRPNIVYEQGVYESDFNTVFADEMEENDLSFIVLYENSGSSGIIQDDDPNHPSLATSSFYAWPANIYTYTFLNGVKVDSILVNPDVTIIRNDHEYYSNTVTYEIGRYITPYGINLDLGPDGKRWVFDVTDYAPLLRGTVDLRAGNNQELLDLKFVFIKGTPPREVLGLKKIYNDGSYDYSAMLTNAHLPPVTINLPEEASTFKIKTRSSGHGFGANSENCAEFCPKFHRIRIDGVQQFNWYLWNECSDNFVYPQGGTWVYDRAGWCPGAVVNSYEHELTPFVTPGQPVSIDYEIQGSTMPYGNYIISAHLISYGQPSYSLDVSVEDIINPSLDDMHSRKNPICTNPRIKIRNTGAQTITSVLITYGVKQYSDIAPTFPCYFRWTGQLAFMQEAEVTLPLFNWTNLNSENPVFYVELSEPNYAIGGDQYLNNNYLESPFTLPPQYQSGLSLYFRTNAVAYQNAYTLTNDLGQIVYSRTGLTNNTTYDDVFNLPNGCYTLRFTDGGQNGVSWWAAPSEGNGWVRLKNPAGGYYVDFEPDFGMDIVHHFTVGYDLGGEYNGIECENTTSVEPELNQDELAHAVKVFPNPTSEGQVFLDLNFNEFKTLDIRVYNALGQLVTNQQATVRNQVLELQMPKAKGMYFIQIGAGNQVHTVKIGVL from the coding sequence ATGAATAACTTTTTACACTTATCAATTTTAAGTTCAGCCCGAAAGTCTTTTGTATGGGCAGTGTTTTTAATTGGATTTTCACTCTTTAACTCCAATATTTTTGCTCAGCGTCAGCCCGGAGACACAGTCGTAGTTCAGACATTTACGTTTAACGATCCCAGCCCTATTGGTTGGGGAGCACCTTATGTCGGAACATTTACTTTTCCCGATGGCTCTGAATCTTATGAAAAAGTGTTGATGTATCAAACCCTGAAATGCAGCCCTTTAACCAATGCAGACCAATATCCCTGTGGTGAATGGGATTATCTGACTTATTTTGTCGTAACAAACCACGATGGACTGTATGATTCAACCTATAAAGTTCAGCCAAATTACACCATCAATGGAAATACGCCAAGCCTTTTACAATATACTACTTCACCAACCTATACAATTTATCGCTCCGAACAAACTGAAGTTGTACATAATAATACCATTTCATTAAATACGGCAACTATTGGTGCCGGAACCGAAAATAACGAACAGGTTTTTGGAACAAGTGTGAGCACCCGCAGGGCACAGTTTGTCTGGAGAGCAAGTGAACTAACTGATGCCGGACTTGAAGCCGGCTTAATTACCGGTATGCAACTTAATCTTAGTGCTTTAGGTGCAGATTTAAACCATCTGACTATCCGGATGAAACATTCTTTTAAAAATCAGCTTACGTCTAATGATTATGAAAAAACTGATTTTGTTGAGGTTTATCGTTTAAACACGACTTTTTCCGCTACTGACTGGCAGGATTTGCAGTTTAGCAATCCTTTTAACTGGAATGGCTCTTCAAATTTGGTCCTTGAATTTTCTTACAGCAATGGGCAAAGCGGTGCAGATAATTCGGTGATGTCAGAAGAAACTGCTTTTTCTTCCGGCATTTACAACAACAGAACTGAGTATTGTCTCGATTTTAAAGGGTCCGATTATATTGATGTGCCTGTATCTGCCATCAGTACATTAAACAACGAAGTAACAATTAGTTTTTGGACTTATGGAAATCCAGATGTTCAACCAAAAAACAACTATAATTTTGAAGGAATTGACGCAGCCGGAAACAGGGTTTTAAACGTGCATTTGCCTTGGAGCAACGGCAATATTTATTGGGATGCCGGAAACAGCGGCTCTGCTTCTTATGACCGAATTGAAAAAGCAGCCCTTCCTTTAGAATATGAAGGACAATGGACTCATTGGGCTTTTACCAAAAATTCCACAACCGGTGTGATGAACATTTACCAAAATGGTATTCTTTGGCATACCGGTTCTGCAAAATTCAGGACTATGGGTGGAATTGACAAATTTTTAATTGGTATAGGAGGAAACACGACTAATCCTGCAGATTATTACAACGGCATGATGAAAGAATTTGCAATTTTTAACAAAGCATTAGATGCATCTTCTATCAGTTCCCTGATGTTTAGGTCTATTGACGATACACATCCAGATTTTGCGAACCTGATAGGGTATTATCCGATGAATGATAACATTGGGAACACTTTAACGGACGTGTCTTATTTTGCAAATCACGCCGTCATGCATGGTTATCCTCAATGGAAAAAAATTAACCCTGTTAATAATGTGTGGAATATCAGCACTACAAATCTTCGCCCCAATATTGTTTATGAACAAGGGGTATATGAGTCGGATTTTAACACTGTTTTTGCCGATGAAATGGAAGAAAACGATTTGTCTTTTATTGTTCTTTACGAAAATTCCGGCAGTTCGGGTATCATACAAGACGATGACCCTAATCATCCAAGCCTGGCAACCAGTTCATTTTATGCCTGGCCTGCTAATATTTATACCTATACTTTTTTAAATGGAGTAAAAGTTGATTCAATATTGGTTAATCCGGATGTAACGATTATCAGAAATGATCATGAATATTACAGCAATACAGTTACCTATGAAATTGGGCGATATATAACTCCCTATGGGATAAACTTAGACCTTGGACCGGACGGTAAACGATGGGTTTTTGATGTAACCGATTACGCTCCTTTGTTGAGAGGTACGGTTGATTTACGAGCCGGCAATAACCAGGAATTACTTGACCTTAAATTTGTATTTATTAAAGGAACCCCACCCCGGGAAGTATTGGGCTTGAAGAAAATTTATAACGATGGCAGCTATGACTATTCGGCAATGTTAACCAATGCGCATTTGCCTCCTGTAACCATCAACTTACCCGAAGAAGCATCAACTTTCAAAATTAAAACGCGTTCCAGCGGACATGGTTTTGGAGCAAATTCTGAAAACTGCGCTGAATTTTGCCCCAAATTTCACAGAATAAGAATTGATGGGGTTCAACAGTTTAACTGGTATCTTTGGAATGAGTGTTCAGATAATTTCGTTTACCCTCAGGGAGGCACCTGGGTCTATGACCGCGCAGGATGGTGCCCCGGAGCTGTAGTTAATTCTTATGAACACGAGTTAACCCCTTTTGTAACCCCCGGTCAACCGGTTAGTATTGATTATGAAATACAAGGCTCAACTATGCCTTACGGGAACTATATAATTTCAGCTCATCTTATCAGTTATGGGCAGCCAAGCTATTCGCTTGATGTATCGGTGGAAGATATTATAAATCCCAGCTTGGACGATATGCATAGCCGTAAAAATCCGATATGTACCAATCCCCGGATAAAAATACGGAATACAGGCGCACAAACTATTACAAGTGTCTTGATTACTTATGGTGTGAAACAATACAGCGATATCGCCCCGACCTTTCCTTGCTACTTCAGATGGACCGGACAACTTGCTTTTATGCAGGAAGCAGAAGTTACTTTGCCTTTATTTAACTGGACTAACCTGAATTCAGAAAATCCAGTTTTTTATGTTGAACTTAGTGAACCCAATTATGCAATCGGAGGAGATCAATACCTCAACAACAACTATTTGGAATCTCCCTTTACGCTTCCTCCTCAATATCAAAGCGGGTTAAGTCTTTATTTCCGCACCAATGCTGTGGCCTATCAAAATGCTTATACCCTGACCAATGATTTGGGGCAAATCGTGTATTCCCGTACCGGTTTGACTAACAACACTACTTATGACGATGTATTTAATCTGCCAAACGGTTGTTACACTCTCCGATTTACCGATGGAGGACAAAACGGAGTCAGTTGGTGGGCAGCTCCAAGTGAAGGCAACGGATGGGTACGTCTTAAAAATCCGGCAGGAGGGTATTATGTGGACTTTGAACCTGATTTCGGAATGGATATTGTCCATCATTTTACGGTTGGCTATGATTTGGGAGGAGAATACAATGGGATTGAATGTGAAAATACCACTTCAGTAGAACCGGAGTTAAATCAGGATGAATTGGCTCATGCGGTGAAGGTTTTTCCCAATCCGACTTCCGAAGGGCAGGTATTTTTAGATCTCAATTTTAACGAGTTTAAAACTTTGGATATACGCGTTTACAATGCATTAGGCCAACTTGTAACTAATCAGCAGGCAACTGTACGCAATCAGGTATTGGAATTACAAATGCCAAAGGCAAAAGGCATGTATTTTATCCAGATAGGAGCAGGTAATCAGGTACATACAGTTAAGATAGGTGTTTTGTAA
- the kdsA gene encoding 3-deoxy-8-phosphooctulonate synthase produces the protein MPNLKHLDKGNFFLIAGPCAVESEDIVFEIADQVIPLTDELKIPFIFKASYRKANRSRLDSFTGIGDEKAFEVLQKLRNTYHVPVTTDIHLPDEAVHAAEFADVLQIPAFLCRQTELLVAAANTGKTVNIKKGQFLSPQSMKFAIDKVRQSGNPNVIVTERGTTFGYTDLVVDYRSIPIMQSFNVPVVLDCTHSLQQPNQSEGITGGLPDLINTIARAGIASGVDGIFIETHPKPETAKSDGANMLRLSELKKLLTQLVRIRESIY, from the coding sequence ATTCCTAATCTCAAACACCTTGATAAAGGCAATTTTTTTCTCATTGCCGGCCCATGTGCTGTAGAAAGTGAAGACATCGTTTTTGAAATTGCTGATCAGGTTATTCCTTTGACCGATGAGTTAAAAATCCCTTTTATCTTTAAGGCATCCTATCGCAAGGCTAACCGGTCTCGGTTAGATTCCTTTACCGGAATTGGAGATGAAAAAGCCTTTGAAGTGCTGCAAAAATTACGTAACACCTATCATGTACCGGTTACAACCGATATTCATTTGCCGGACGAGGCAGTTCATGCAGCAGAGTTTGCCGATGTTTTACAAATTCCGGCTTTCCTTTGCAGACAAACAGAACTTTTGGTAGCTGCTGCTAACACAGGGAAAACGGTCAATATTAAAAAAGGTCAGTTCCTGTCCCCTCAATCCATGAAATTCGCTATTGATAAAGTCCGGCAATCAGGTAATCCTAATGTCATTGTTACAGAGCGGGGAACGACATTTGGCTACACAGATTTGGTTGTAGATTACAGAAGTATCCCAATTATGCAATCGTTCAACGTACCTGTAGTATTAGATTGCACACATTCATTGCAACAGCCTAACCAATCTGAAGGGATAACAGGAGGTTTACCTGATTTAATCAATACCATAGCTCGTGCCGGTATAGCATCTGGTGTGGATGGTATTTTTATTGAGACCCATCCAAAGCCTGAAACAGCGAAATCTGATGGTGCTAATATGCTCCGGCTAAGCGAGTTAAAGAAATTATTGACTCAATTAGTGCGAATTAGAGAATCTATTTATTAA